ATTCCCAAGGATGTTGATCCCATAGTTGCTCGGATTATTTGGGAATGCTGGCAGACGTATGTTTTAAATACACTTAAAAAAAGACTCAAATTCTATGCCCTCAAATCCATCTAGTAaactatttctttctttgcaatTATGTCCAGTGATCCAAATTTGCGGCCTTCGTTTGCTCAGCTCACCGTGGCTCTAAAGCCGTTGCAGCATCTGGCCGCCGTACCTTCAAATTTCGAGCAGCAGCAAAGTTCACCCCTCTCGCAAGAGATCTCAGTGAATGCTACTACTCCATGAAATGAAATGTCTCATCCCTGACGTGTGAATCAAATTAGCGGAGGAGAGGCTTTCGGGGTTTTCTTTCCTTGTTAGGGTGCTGGCCTGCCTGGGTTTGTGCAAGGATtttaaagatgaaaaagaaacGCATTCAGTGGTCAAATTTAGGCAACATATACATGATCGAGTGGTGTGGCAGCAgcatatacattatatattatattatatttatatatatatatgcccttTTCTGTACAGCTTTCTGTGTGCATAGTTTCAAGTTTTGATACCTCAAGAAGAATGAATGAGAGGTTAAGACGCACGTGTAGATGATAACCCTTTTGTTGGTTGGTACTCGCAAActgttaaaattcaaaaagaataaagaaatgatTTTATCATCGTGCTTGTGGTTCTTTGCTGAAAcgggcagcagcagcagctgttTCGTGTTCTGGTTTATTACAAAGTCGccgtcgccgccgccgcccCTCCTTTTTCGTGGGATGGGATGCATGCTTCTAGTAGGCGTGTGTTTTGCTGTTCGCATAATTTCGTCAATTTCTTTTTACAGGGCTGTCTTAGACATTAACATGAATTGTAACAGCCTTACATGGCGATAGATGGATAAGATTAATGGATAAGATCTGACTTTATCTAATGCATTGATTGCATCGAAAGACAGTGATGTCTAAATTTGCGGGCTGCGTAAGTAATTTTACTATTCTAATGATTGTCAAATTACATGCAGGGATGGAATGAGAAAATTGACGAATTGGTCCTTGCGTATTAATTGgtaaataaatgttaaaaacttattattgaatattaaaaatgtaataaattgCAATAGGTATTTCccattaaatattaacatatttggctcacaaatttgacaatatatcattattcatcatggaatctatcattattctttaacaaacacaagactttttttaaattttattattataaaaattattatattattcaacGTGAATAACTATAAAAAGGTGGGAGTAAATCTCCCATTTCTCTGCATCGtgtgtaaataaaatatcaatactctaattattattatttttcagatATACACTTAACAAATTATATACGTAACAGTACACATTCAAATTTGAGTTCTGGCAATAGAGAAGGCTAATATTATAGCCCTTCCTATCACAAAGACTTTGAGTCCAAGTTAACATTTTTATGGTGAAAAAAACATAATCCCCTTGCGACAAGTGGAGCGTGGAGGGGAAATCAAATCTCAGGAGATGGATAAGTACCATCGGACTGCGCTCATGGTGTCATGGTCACGGGTGTGGAGTTGAAGTGACGATTGATATCCTTAGGCAAAATGCTGTAGACAAGCACGTCCTTAAGATCGCCCCTATGATAGCTGTATTTCCTCAAATGCCCCTCCCTCAGAAACCCAGCCTTTTCAAGAACCCTCTTCGACGCCCTATTCTCCACGTCAACGAAAGCTTGCAGCCTCACCAGATCGGGCAAGTCCTGGAACGCCTGAGACACCGCCATCTTCACCGCCTCCGTGGCGATTCCCCGCCCCCATTGTTCCACCGCCACCGCATAGCCGATGTCCGCCCGGCACCGGTCGTCGCCGGATCCCGGGAAGATGGATACGAATCCTACGTTACGGTCGTGGACGCATATGGAGCGCCGCCAAGGGTGGGGGATGCAGACGTTCTTGATGAAGGCGAGAGCCTCTTCTTTGGAGGTAATGGTGGTCCACTGGAGCCATCGGATCACTCGATCGTCGCCGGCCCATGATACGAAGTCATCGACGTCCGCTAGTCTGAACGGACGGAGAGTGATGGCGGCCGGTGACGGAGAATTCATGGTTAGGTGACTAATTGATGGTCCTGCTCACTGAATCAATAATAATGCTGTTAAATAGATCGGCAAAGCGTTGAcgtatgaataataataataataataataataataataataggtaaataataaataaacaattctCATTTCAAGCGTTGATCTGACCCAAGCATTGATGGGCTCGGACTTCGGACTTTCAACtttaaatccatttgtttcaaACACTTGTATAACTCGTGTGATACttggatttaaaagaataagcttatcatcataaaatatatatatatatttaacaaataataataaaccctaatgaaataacaaaaataaatgaaatcttcacaaaacaaagaaattgCGACTGGTGtcatgtcatcaaagaaaaactGCATAGATACAAGAGGTATCTACACGCTGGTGACTGGAccatagataaatttatttcagAGAGTAGATGCAACTTTCCCTGAAAATTCAGTtatttttcaacatgaaaagcagaaaaataaaagtggccataataataatagtattcCACAAAGTAAATGAACTTGAAAAGAAACGGCCCTTTGTAAAGGATCTTCGAAGCAGAGGCACGAAACACAGAGATCACTTGCACGGATAAACCAAATAGAGCCATCCATTTGAATGACCAGAGAGATATACAAGTTGTTCAACGTACAAAAACCCCCAGTTTGAACCCATAAGTTATACTGGATCTCTTGGCCTACACTGTGATTCTATGGAACGGTCTACACATTCTGAAtcagataaatattaaattacacTGTAACAATCAGAACACATCTCTGTTGCCTTTTAATCAGTGTACACTACCTGGACGTCTTCACTTTGACCAATACAAAGCTAAGCAATTACTGGTCCCAAATGCAGATTACTTATCCTTGTCATAAATATCCTGAATAAAAGGGCCATCGAATCAGCCTCCCTCTTCTATTGCCGAGTACTAATGTAATTTGAAACTTAAATTTTCCACAACTGATACCCAGAGAATGAGAGGTGACAGGAGAATCCATCATCTCAGTTTGCTGATTCATGGCATCCATCTGTATTAGTAGCACTCAGAACTTCACGAAAATAAACTGCCTTCCAGATTCTATCCCTT
This genomic stretch from Diospyros lotus cultivar Yz01 chromosome 1, ASM1463336v1, whole genome shotgun sequence harbors:
- the LOC127801907 gene encoding uncharacterized protein LOC127801907; translation: MNSPSPAAITLRPFRLADVDDFVSWAGDDRVIRWLQWTTITSKEEALAFIKNVCIPHPWRRSICVHDRNVGFVSIFPGSGDDRCRADIGYAVAVEQWGRGIATEAVKMAVSQAFQDLPDLVRLQAFVDVENRASKRVLEKAGFLREGHLRKYSYHRGDLKDVLVYSILPKDINRHFNSTPVTMTP